The following is a genomic window from Chitinophaga caseinilytica.
CTGTATCGATTTCATCGCCTATTCGAAAGGGAAATTTTCGGTGATCAGCCATGAAGTGATCAAAGAGACCTACGCTTCCGACCATCTTCCCGTCAAATCCATCCTGCAACCTGCATTCTAGTTGCAATTGTATTTGCTAAAATAATTAACTAAATTGACCAATCGAGCAACCATACGTACACGTAAAATCTATAAAAGTATCAACTCATGACCGACAACAACAAAAACAATTCCCGCCGTGGCTTTATCAACAAGCTGGCGAAAGGGGTTGTGGGAGCTTCGCTGATCCCGAATATCATCACTGCTGCCGACCGTCAGAAAAGCCTCCAGCAGCTGGCGCGCCAGAAAGATCATTACAGCGCCAACGACAATATCCAGATCGCCCTCATCGGTGCCGGCGGCATGGGTACCGAAGACGCGAACACAGCCATCAAAGTGCCCGGTGTGAAACTGATAGCCGCCTGCGATTTGTACGACGGTCGCCTGGCAGACGCGAAGAAGAAATGGGGCAGCGACATTTATACTACCCGTGATTATAAGGAAATCCTGCAAAGGAAAGATATCGATGCCGTGATCATCGCCACGCCTGATTCCTGGCACAAAGACATCTCCGTTGCCGCCATGAACGCCGGCAAGAGCGTGTATTGCGAAAAACCCATGGTACACGACGTGAGCGAAGGTTCCGCCGTAGTGGACGCGCAAAACCGCAACAAAGGCGTGGTTTACCAGGTAGGCAGCCAGGGCGTTAGCTCGCTCGGCAACGAAAAAGCCCGCCAGCTGCTGAAAGACGGCGCCATCGGCGAGCTCAACTACGCAGAAGGCTTCTGGGCACGTATGTCTGCCTTCGGTGCATGGCAATACCCCATCCCGGCAGACGCTTCCCCCGCTACCGTGGGTTGGGACGCGTTCCTCTCCAACAACAAAAAACGCGACTTCGATCCGCTGCGCTTCTTCCGCTGGAGGAATTACCGCGACTATGGTACCGGCGTTTCCGGAGACCTGTTCGTGCACCTGTTCAGCAGCCTTCACCTGGTGACCGGCTCCATCGGGCCCGAGAAAATCATGGCTACCGGTGGTCTCCGTTACTGGAAAGACGGCCGCGAAGTGCCCGACGTGATGCTCGGCATGTTCGACTATCCGCAAACCGAGATCCATCCCGCATTCAACCTGTCGCTCCGCGTAAACTTCGTAGATGGAACAGGTGGCACCAACTACCTCCGCATGGTAGGTAGCGAAGGCTCCATGACCGTTGAGTGGGACCGCGTGACCGTATACCGCAACAAAAACGCATCCGATGCTTCCGACCCGCTGTCTGCCGGTAAAAACGCCCGCGACAACGGCAAGCAGTTCGTATACGAAAGAAAGCACATGA
Proteins encoded in this region:
- a CDS encoding Gfo/Idh/MocA family oxidoreductase, which codes for MTDNNKNNSRRGFINKLAKGVVGASLIPNIITAADRQKSLQQLARQKDHYSANDNIQIALIGAGGMGTEDANTAIKVPGVKLIAACDLYDGRLADAKKKWGSDIYTTRDYKEILQRKDIDAVIIATPDSWHKDISVAAMNAGKSVYCEKPMVHDVSEGSAVVDAQNRNKGVVYQVGSQGVSSLGNEKARQLLKDGAIGELNYAEGFWARMSAFGAWQYPIPADASPATVGWDAFLSNNKKRDFDPLRFFRWRNYRDYGTGVSGDLFVHLFSSLHLVTGSIGPEKIMATGGLRYWKDGREVPDVMLGMFDYPQTEIHPAFNLSLRVNFVDGTGGTNYLRMVGSEGSMTVEWDRVTVYRNKNASDASDPLSAGKNARDNGKQFVYERKHMMDPDKLIYEAEEGYKGAHFDHFYNLFNAMRTKGKVAEDAMFGFRAAAPALLCNDSYFQNKIMHWDPKALKVVNK